A genomic region of Chitinimonas arctica contains the following coding sequences:
- a CDS encoding acyltransferase family protein, translating into MSETFLARNPRIDLLRGIAIALVLLLHFHLAYGLHISVFAEWFSPKAVKMVAINGNFGVTLFFVISGFLITGSVLQRHGSLANIDLKAFYAYRASRILPCLLLALAVIVGLGSLELPFFGNSDDGQVRSASYFWISAGSVLTFWHNVLMQEVGWFNYCLNIYWSLSVEEMFYLGFPLLCLLFRRDWLIILACLAFIVIGPYYRSLHSDDELFFECGYLACFDAIAIGCLAAMLARRIKLASRMGQLAQVLAAVLLAAVYLRGIHGNEVFGFSLVALAGAVLLIGATGKQAGPLLRSAPLAAVRWMGRHSYELYLFHIIVLALMRNLIPTEAMPYAYKPLWLALFLVLSALLAGVVAKWYAEPLNRRVRKRLVQVKTNVQVVPREVTV; encoded by the coding sequence ATGTCCGAGACATTCCTTGCCCGTAACCCGCGCATCGACCTGTTGCGCGGCATTGCCATCGCCCTGGTGTTGCTGCTGCATTTCCATCTGGCCTATGGCCTGCACATAAGCGTTTTCGCCGAATGGTTCTCGCCCAAGGCCGTCAAGATGGTCGCCATCAACGGTAATTTTGGCGTCACCCTGTTTTTCGTCATTTCCGGCTTTCTGATTACCGGCAGTGTGCTCCAGCGCCACGGCAGTCTGGCCAACATCGATCTCAAGGCTTTTTATGCGTACCGGGCCAGCCGCATCCTGCCTTGCCTGTTGTTGGCCCTGGCCGTAATCGTCGGCTTGGGCAGCCTGGAGCTGCCCTTCTTCGGCAATAGCGATGATGGCCAAGTCCGCTCGGCGAGCTACTTCTGGATATCGGCCGGGTCGGTGCTGACCTTTTGGCACAATGTGCTGATGCAGGAAGTAGGCTGGTTCAATTACTGCCTGAATATTTACTGGTCGCTCTCGGTGGAGGAGATGTTCTACCTGGGCTTTCCGCTGCTGTGCCTGCTGTTCCGGCGCGACTGGCTGATCATATTGGCATGCCTTGCCTTTATCGTCATCGGACCTTACTACCGCAGCCTGCATAGCGACGACGAATTGTTTTTCGAATGTGGCTATCTCGCCTGTTTCGACGCGATCGCCATCGGCTGCCTGGCAGCCATGCTGGCCAGGCGCATCAAGCTCGCCAGCAGGATGGGGCAGCTGGCGCAGGTCCTGGCCGCCGTGCTGCTGGCGGCGGTCTACCTGCGCGGCATCCATGGCAATGAGGTGTTCGGATTCAGCCTGGTGGCGCTGGCCGGTGCTGTCCTGCTGATCGGCGCCACCGGCAAGCAGGCGGGTCCACTGCTGCGCAGCGCGCCCCTGGCGGCGGTGCGCTGGATGGGACGGCACAGCTATGAGCTGTATCTGTTCCATATCATCGTGCTGGCGCTGATGCGCAACCTGATTCCCACTGAAGCCATGCCTTATGCCTATAAGCCACTTTGGCTGGCCTTGTTCCTGGTGCTGTCGGCCTTGTTGGCGGGGGTGGTGGCTAAATGGTATGCGGAGCCTTTGAACCGGCGCGTGCGTAAACGGCTTGTGCAGGTGAAAACGAATGTTCAGGTCGTACCACGGGAAGTGACGGTCTAA